In the Oscarella lobularis chromosome 9, ooOscLobu1.1, whole genome shotgun sequence genome, ACGTGTTTCTAGTTTGGAGAATCGCGTTTCTGagctttctgacgtcattggtgGGATAGAGAAATCGCGGGAAAATGACAGGGCTGTTATATTGTGAGTTGATTAatatattgatttattgctATCTgctattttctctttgggaattagaaaattaaaatcgaATCAATCTGAAAATGCAGCGCTAAAAGCGGACGATAATCGGCAAATTTCACAGCTAAAAGTAAGTCTAaggatttttaattaagaggcgatagttattgattttttagggtTTATTAGCTGAAGCGAATTCTAAAGTGGAACGACTTTTTTCTGAGAAAGAGAGTCGCGTTATTAATAATGAAACGGGTTTGGATCAAAGTGAAATAGTGAGTCGATAAATAgttctctttaattaattttatgaCGTATTTTTTGTATAGGACTATAAAAGAGAGTATGAACGTCTTCAGGACGAAATGTATCAACTTAAGCGAAGAGCGACTGACGCGAAagttaataaaaataaaaattgaaatattaattaacgttCTCTATTTTTCTAGTCTCTGGGAAAGAGTAGCAACATTGAACGACTGctcaaagagagagaagatcTTCAACATCAAATTAATTCCTTGACGACTCTCAATCAACAAAAGGAAGAAGCATACAGAAAAGAGGTAGGCTCCATacttattttcatttttatttcttatttatttctatttcatttctatttctattttatttttatttctattttatttttattttatttttatttcatttttatttctatttttttattttatttctatttctatttcatttttatttctattttttatttttatttttacatttctattttatttttatttctatttcatttttatttccattttatttttatttctatttcatttctatttctattttatttctattttatttctgtTCCACAGATTGTCGAACTTCATGAGGAGCGACAACTTCTTCAGCGAAAACACGTCGAAGCGTTGGACATCGCCGAGAAACGGTATCAATCGTCGCTCTCCGATTTACAGCAGAGCGTTCAGAATACGCGCGAACGAACGCgcgttcttctcgccgacAAAGACTCAGAAATGCTCGAAATGAAATCTCGTTTGCTGAGAAAGAGTTCGTCCTATTTGGATGACTGGGAACCGGAATTACCGAGCCCGGAGTTCGCTATAAATtgtgtttttatttttattaatttttttcttgtagtgCTCAAAGTCCATCGAAAATCATAAGCTATTCAGAATTATTGAAGAAAGCGCCTAACGTGAAAAGTCATCCTGGAAAAGTTAAACAGGTAAAattgtatttattatttttagtttgagtttttatttttttctatagttGGGTGCCGATGTTGCTGTTCGCGAGCTTCTATCTCTTCCCAAACTGGttagaaataattattttaatcgttttttttttatttatatgtGTTACTTCTTAGACGTCTCAGGCGGAGATGTCTTTGCTACATTACGCTGAGCAACAGTCGAAACGCGAGGCTGGGATGTGTGCGAtgaggagagagagattgGAGCTTGAACAGGGTCTTAGAGATGCGTCAGAAAGGCAGGAAATAAGAAAACACGTCACCTTGCTATTAGATCTATTTTTAGAGAGGATAAATACGTTGAACAATTGGCTTTGTTGAAGGAAGAGATTCGGAAACTGGAGAG is a window encoding:
- the LOC136190987 gene encoding GRIP and coiled-coil domain-containing protein 1-like; translation: MDREKRSELAATLESQREQISRYETRFRDVVKAYKSVLKEKEALESTVRALSVQSKEEGDDESETESQSGVAALSDALATLTEEKSKIVSDFQADKKEMRNQFETNLREAKSEKERLEKIVERSKDEIEELKSRLRQQQIDLEGEMNDHVAMLRELQQVLATERDEKEEMETQLEDFQRRVILADSEVEDLKEKTDVFKCEISELKKRLRAAETRAKESSQPQPLVLQMQKEIADLKASHAVALLAEQQRANEIEKQLQRAKQREEERVSSLENRVSELSDVIGGIEKSRENDRAVILKLKSNQSENAALKADDNRQISQLKGLLAEANSKVERLFSEKESRVINNETGLDQSEIDYKREYERLQDEMYQLKRRATDAKSLGKSSNIERLLKEREDLQHQINSLTTLNQQKEEAYRKEIVELHEERQLLQRKHVEALDIAEKRYQSSLSDLQQSVQNTRERTRVLLADKDSEMLEMKSRLLRKSSSYLDDWEPELPSPDAQSPSKIISYSELLKKAPNVKSHPGKVKQLGADVAVRELLSLPKLTSQAEMSLLHYAEQQSKREAGMCAMRRERLELEQGLRDASEREDKYVEQLALLKEEIRKLERDRSRETANMEYLKNVIYKLLLSDPATPIYTQLVNALATILHFSPEEIKRLKKPKGWW